In Gammaproteobacteria bacterium, the DNA window AGAGCAGCGCATCAGCAATTTTCTGCTCTGGCAACTGGCTTATACCGAGCTGTATTTCAGCGAACGACTGTGGCCGGACTATGACGCGGGTGACCTGGACGCCGCTTGCGCCGCCTTTGCCAATCGCCTGCGGCGGTTCGGCCAGACCAGCGAACAAGTCGCGTGGGGTAGCCATGCTTAAGCAGCGCGTTATCACGGCAAGCATTTTGGCGCTCCTGGTCATTTGGGCCGTGTTGAAATTGCCTGCAACAGGATTTGGCTTGGCGCTGTTGACGATTATTTTGCCCGGCGCCTGGGAATGGACGAGGCTGGTGGGTTTGGCGGCGCCGCGTGATCGAGGACTGTATGTGGGCGGAGTGCTGCTGCTCATTCTGGCGATCTGGCCGCTGCTCGACCACACGGCGCTTATGAGTGGTCTGCTGAGCGTGGTGGTCCTGAGTTGGTGCGGCGCGCTGCTGTGGCTGCGCTACTATGCTCAACGCCCTGATCATCAGGATCGGTCATTGGCGATAGGGATCGCTGGCGTGATCGTGCTGGTCGCGCCATGGGCGGCATTCATGGAATTGCGCGGCGAATTTGGACCGAGCTATGTGCTGTTTCTGTTCCTGCTGGTCTGGGCGGCGGATGTCGGCGCCTATTTCGCGGGCCGCCGCTGGGGGCAGCGCAAGCTGGCACCGGCAATCAGTCCGGGCAAAACCTGGGAAGGAGTTGGCGGCGCCGTGATGGCGACGTTGGTGCTGGCGCTGGCCGGCGCAGCGTTACTGGATGTTGGGGCGCGCTGGCCGGCGTTCGTGATGATATGTTTGATTACCGTGGGTTTTTCCATTGCTGGGGACTTGTTCGAGAGTATGCTCAAACGCCAGTGCGGGGTGAAGGATAGCGGATCGCTTCTACCGGGGCACGGCGGTGTTCTCGACCGAGTGGATAGTCTGACTGCGGCTGCGCCGGTCTTTCTGCTGGGCCTCCATGGAGTATGGGGATGAGTGGGCCGATCGGCATCGCCATTCTCGGTTCCACTGGCTCCATCGGCGTCAGTACGCTGAATGTGCTACAGCGTCACCCCGAGCGTTTCCGGGTGGTCGCATTGACCGCGCATCGTGATGTCGAAGGTCTGTTTCAACAATGCCTGACCCATGAACCCGAGTATGCGGTGATGGCGGACGCCGACGCTGCGGAGCAGTTACGTGACCGGTTACAGACGACAGGGCGCAGGGTCGAGGTGCTGGCGGGTGTGGAAGGATTGGAGCGGGTGGCGGCTTTGCCGGGAGTTGGGGCCGTCATGGCGGCGATTGTCGGGGCCGTCGGCTTGTTGCCGACCCTGGCGGCGGCGCGGGCCGGCAAGCGAGTGCTGCTGGCCAACAAGGAGGCGCTGGTCATGGCCGGGCCGCTGTTCATGGCGGCGGTGCGCGAGCGGGGTGCGGAATTATTGCCCATCGACAGTGAACATAATGCAGTGTTTCAGTGTCTTCCTCCAACCTTTGCTACGGAAGGACTTGACGCTGTCGGAGTACGGCGCATTCTTCTAACTGGTTCGGGCGGACCGTTTCGCCTCACCCCCCTCGAACAACTACCGAAAGCGACTCCAGAACAAGCTTGCGCGCATCCAAACTGGAGCATGGGTCGGAAAATTTCCGTCGATTCGGCCACCATGATGAACAAGGGTCTGGAAGTCATCGAAGCGCATTGGCTGTTTGGCGCGCCGCCGGAACGGATTGAAGTGGTGGTTCACCCGCAAAGCGTGATTCATTCCATGGTGGAATACCGGGATGGCTCGGTGCTGGCTCAACTGGGCAATCCGGATATGCGCACTCCCATTGCCCATGCCCTGGCTTGGCCGCGACGATTGGCGTCAGGGGCAACATTCCTGGATTTTGCCCAAATGGCTCCCCTGGAGTTTACGACCCCGGACTTCTCGCGCTTCCCCTGCCTGGAACTGGCTTTTGCCGCGCTGGCCGCGGGCGGCACGGCCCCGGTCATTCTTAATGCAGCTGACGAAATTGCCGTGCAAGCCTTTCTCGATCGACGGATTCGCTACACTGACATCCATACTGTTGTCCAATACACTCTGGAGCGGGTGAACAGACGCGCTATTGCGTCACTGGCGGTCATCCTCGATGACGATGTCCAGGCCCGAACCGTGGCCGGCGAATGGGTCGCCGCGCA includes these proteins:
- a CDS encoding phosphatidate cytidylyltransferase gives rise to the protein MLKQRVITASILALLVIWAVLKLPATGFGLALLTIILPGAWEWTRLVGLAAPRDRGLYVGGVLLLILAIWPLLDHTALMSGLLSVVVLSWCGALLWLRYYAQRPDHQDRSLAIGIAGVIVLVAPWAAFMELRGEFGPSYVLFLFLLVWAADVGAYFAGRRWGQRKLAPAISPGKTWEGVGGAVMATLVLALAGAALLDVGARWPAFVMICLITVGFSIAGDLFESMLKRQCGVKDSGSLLPGHGGVLDRVDSLTAAAPVFLLGLHGVWG
- a CDS encoding 1-deoxy-D-xylulose-5-phosphate reductoisomerase, with protein sequence MSGPIGIAILGSTGSIGVSTLNVLQRHPERFRVVALTAHRDVEGLFQQCLTHEPEYAVMADADAAEQLRDRLQTTGRRVEVLAGVEGLERVAALPGVGAVMAAIVGAVGLLPTLAAARAGKRVLLANKEALVMAGPLFMAAVRERGAELLPIDSEHNAVFQCLPPTFATEGLDAVGVRRILLTGSGGPFRLTPLEQLPKATPEQACAHPNWSMGRKISVDSATMMNKGLEVIEAHWLFGAPPERIEVVVHPQSVIHSMVEYRDGSVLAQLGNPDMRTPIAHALAWPRRLASGATFLDFAQMAPLEFTTPDFSRFPCLELAFAALAAGGTAPVILNAADEIAVQAFLDRRIRYTDIHTVVQYTLERVNRRAIASLAVILDDDVQARTVAGEWVAAHGRGLS